A portion of the Parasedimentitalea marina genome contains these proteins:
- a CDS encoding ABC transporter transmembrane domain-containing protein produces MARSQAAPHANEERDSSKKIGVLGALWPFMKPYWVQMLLALFALVLTASLSLTLPLAVRRVIDNFRISDSELLSQYFLAALGIAALLAVGTGLRYALVTRLGERVVADIRVSVFDRVLGMSPEFFEKIMTGEVLSRITTDTTLIQSVLGSSVSIALRNILLFVGGLVLMLLTSAKLAGLVLLIVPAVIIPILVLGRRLRVISRENQDWIAASSGNAGEALSAVQTVQSFTHESASRAQFAEMTETSYNVSQLRIRTRAYLTVIVIFLVFSGIVGVLWMGAIDVRAGVMSEGTLVQFVIYSVLVAGSVAALSEIWSELQRAAGATERLIELLNAQDNVTDPVAPITLASPVRGEIFFDNVSFRYPSRPETSALRDVTLTVKPGETVAFVGPSGAGKTTIIQMIQRFYDPSAGAVKLDGIALPDLQRDQFRQSISMVPQDPVIFATTARDNIRFGRLDATDAEVEAAAKAAAAHDFISALPDGYDSFVGERGVMLSGGQKQRIAIARAILRDAPVLLLDEATSALDAESERLVQAAVDELSEGRTTLIVAHRLATVKKADRIVVLEDGGIVATGTHDQLVAEGGLYARLARLQFTEGLAAE; encoded by the coding sequence ATGGCGCGATCACAAGCAGCACCACATGCAAACGAAGAGCGCGACAGCTCGAAGAAAATCGGCGTCCTTGGGGCCCTCTGGCCATTCATGAAACCCTATTGGGTGCAAATGTTACTGGCGCTTTTTGCCCTGGTGCTGACCGCCAGCCTGTCGCTGACACTGCCTTTGGCCGTGCGTCGTGTGATCGATAACTTTCGGATCAGCGATAGTGAGCTGCTCAGCCAGTATTTTCTGGCCGCACTTGGTATTGCCGCCCTGCTGGCTGTGGGCACCGGGCTGCGCTATGCGCTGGTGACCCGGTTGGGGGAACGGGTGGTTGCCGATATCCGCGTGTCGGTGTTTGACCGTGTGCTGGGTATGAGCCCCGAGTTTTTTGAGAAAATCATGACCGGCGAAGTGCTCAGCCGGATAACCACCGACACCACCTTGATCCAATCGGTGCTGGGCTCTTCGGTATCGATTGCCCTGCGCAATATCCTGTTGTTCGTAGGCGGCCTGGTCTTGATGCTGCTGACCTCGGCCAAATTGGCAGGCCTGGTGCTGTTGATCGTGCCCGCAGTGATCATTCCTATTCTTGTTTTGGGCCGCAGACTGCGGGTCATCAGCCGTGAAAACCAGGACTGGATCGCCGCCTCGTCCGGCAATGCAGGCGAGGCCTTGTCTGCGGTGCAAACTGTGCAGTCCTTTACGCACGAAAGCGCCAGCCGGGCGCAGTTCGCAGAGATGACCGAGACCTCATATAACGTTTCGCAGCTGCGCATTCGGACCCGCGCCTATTTGACCGTCATCGTGATCTTTCTGGTGTTCTCAGGCATAGTCGGGGTGCTGTGGATGGGCGCCATCGACGTGCGCGCCGGCGTGATGAGCGAAGGCACTCTGGTTCAGTTCGTAATCTATTCGGTTCTGGTTGCCGGATCCGTTGCGGCGCTGTCGGAAATCTGGAGCGAGCTGCAACGCGCAGCCGGTGCAACCGAGCGTTTGATCGAGCTGCTGAACGCGCAGGATAACGTGACCGACCCGGTCGCGCCCATCACATTGGCCAGCCCGGTGCGAGGCGAGATTTTCTTTGACAATGTCTCCTTCCGTTACCCTTCCCGGCCCGAAACTTCGGCGTTGCGGGATGTGACACTGACCGTGAAACCGGGTGAAACTGTGGCCTTTGTCGGCCCGTCCGGCGCGGGTAAGACTACCATTATCCAGATGATTCAGCGGTTCTATGACCCCAGCGCAGGGGCTGTGAAACTGGACGGCATAGCCCTGCCCGACTTGCAGCGTGATCAGTTCCGCCAGTCGATCTCTATGGTGCCGCAGGATCCGGTGATCTTTGCCACCACGGCGCGCGACAACATTCGCTTTGGCCGGTTGGATGCGACCGATGCCGAGGTCGAGGCCGCCGCCAAAGCCGCTGCAGCGCATGATTTTATCTCGGCGCTGCCAGATGGCTACGATAGTTTTGTCGGCGAACGCGGCGTGATGCTGTCAGGCGGACAAAAACAGCGCATTGCAATTGCCCGCGCCATCCTGCGTGACGCACCCGTGCTGCTGCTGGACGAGGCCACCTCGGCGCTGGACGCCGAAAGCGAACGGCTGGTGCAAGCGGCCGTGGATGAGCTGAGCGAG